One genomic window of Bartonella sp. HY038 includes the following:
- the uvrA gene encoding excinuclease ABC subunit UvrA, with product MSEQKFISIRGAREHNLKNIDIDLPRDKLIVMTGLSGSGKSSLAFDTIYAEGQRRYVESLSAYARQFLEMMQKPDVDQIDGLSPAISIEQKTTSKNPRSTVGTVTEIYDYMRLLFARVGVPYSPATGLPIESQTISQMVDRIMALEEGTRLYIIAPLVRGRKGEFKKEFAELQKKGFQRVKVDGTFYEISDVPNLDKKFKHDIDVIVDRVAVRDDLKTRLADSIETSLRLADGLAIAEFADKPLPDDELASNSANKSKNDTHESILFSEKFACPVSGFTIAEIEPRLFSFNNPVGACPTCDGLGQKQAIDAALIVPDDSISLKAGAIAPWARSSSPYYNQTLEAIGRAYGFKLTDIWNKLTPQAQQAVLYGTGKKDIEFVYDDGARSYKAVKPFEGVIPNMERRWKETDSAWSRDEIERYMTATPCPACHGYRLKPEALAVKIGGMHIGQVTAMSIAKADGWFGNIDKGFTDKQRGIAERILKEIRERLRFLNDVGLEYLTLARNSGTLSGGESQRIRLASQIGSGLTGVLYVLDEPSIGLHQRDNERLLETLRHLRDLGNSVIVVEHDEDAILTADYVVDIGPAAGIHGGNIIAKGTPKEVMDNSASLTGQYLSGKMFVPLPKQRRKIDKKKAIKVIGATGNNLKNVSADIPLGTFTCVTGVSGGGKSTFLIETLYKAASRRIMGSREIPSEFQRIDGLEFIDKVIDIDQSPIGRTPRSNPATYTGAFTPIRDWFAGLPESKARGYQAGRFSFNVKGGRCEACQGDGVIKIEMHFLPDVYVTCDVCQGKRYNRETLEVTFKEKSIADVLDMTVEEGAAFFSAVPAVRDKLDTLVKVGLGYIKVGQQATTLSGGEAQRVKLAKELSRKATGKTLYILDEPTTGLHFHDVAKLLEVLHELVDQGNTVAVIEHNLEVIKTADWVIDLGPEGGDGGGEIVAVGRPEDIVKEDRSYTGHFLKELLERRPT from the coding sequence ATGTCTGAGCAGAAATTTATTTCTATCCGTGGCGCGCGCGAGCACAATCTTAAAAACATTGATATCGACCTGCCCCGTGATAAACTCATTGTTATGACAGGCTTATCAGGTTCTGGTAAATCGTCATTGGCGTTTGATACTATTTATGCAGAAGGGCAAAGGCGCTATGTTGAAAGCCTTTCTGCCTATGCGCGTCAATTTCTTGAGATGATGCAAAAGCCGGATGTTGATCAAATTGATGGTCTTTCACCTGCAATTTCAATTGAACAAAAAACAACGAGTAAAAATCCGCGTTCGACAGTTGGGACCGTTACCGAAATTTATGATTATATGCGGCTGCTATTTGCCCGTGTTGGTGTCCCCTATTCGCCTGCGACTGGCTTGCCTATTGAGAGCCAAACAATTAGCCAAATGGTTGATCGCATTATGGCTTTAGAAGAAGGAACGCGGCTTTATATTATCGCACCGCTCGTACGCGGTCGAAAAGGCGAGTTTAAAAAGGAATTTGCCGAACTACAAAAGAAAGGCTTTCAACGGGTTAAGGTTGATGGCACTTTTTATGAGATTAGCGATGTGCCTAATCTTGATAAAAAATTCAAGCACGATATTGATGTCATTGTTGACCGCGTTGCTGTGCGTGATGACCTTAAAACCCGACTTGCCGATAGTATAGAAACAAGTTTGCGCTTGGCTGATGGCTTAGCCATTGCCGAATTTGCCGATAAGCCCTTGCCTGATGATGAGTTAGCTTCCAATTCAGCGAATAAATCCAAAAACGACACGCATGAAAGCATTTTATTTTCAGAAAAATTCGCCTGCCCTGTTTCCGGATTTACCATTGCTGAAATTGAGCCAAGGCTCTTTTCCTTCAATAATCCAGTAGGTGCTTGCCCGACTTGTGATGGCCTTGGACAAAAACAAGCAATTGATGCAGCATTAATTGTACCTGATGATAGCATAAGCCTTAAAGCTGGAGCTATCGCCCCTTGGGCGCGATCTTCATCACCTTATTATAATCAAACATTGGAAGCTATTGGCCGCGCTTATGGGTTCAAACTAACCGATATATGGAATAAACTAACGCCGCAAGCCCAACAGGCTGTACTTTATGGCACGGGCAAAAAGGATATTGAGTTTGTTTACGATGACGGTGCGAGATCTTACAAGGCTGTAAAACCTTTTGAAGGTGTTATCCCGAATATGGAACGCCGTTGGAAAGAAACAGATTCAGCTTGGTCTCGCGATGAGATTGAGCGTTATATGACTGCAACGCCCTGCCCTGCTTGTCACGGCTACCGGTTGAAGCCAGAAGCTTTGGCGGTAAAAATTGGTGGAATGCATATTGGGCAAGTAACCGCCATGTCAATTGCCAAGGCTGATGGCTGGTTTGGCAATATTGACAAAGGTTTTACTGACAAGCAACGGGGCATTGCTGAACGAATTTTGAAAGAAATTCGCGAAAGGTTGCGTTTCTTAAACGACGTTGGTCTTGAATATTTAACATTAGCGCGCAATTCCGGTACGCTTTCTGGTGGTGAAAGCCAGCGTATTCGCTTGGCATCGCAAATTGGCTCGGGCTTGACAGGCGTACTTTATGTGCTTGATGAGCCCTCGATTGGTCTTCATCAACGCGACAATGAACGCTTACTTGAAACATTACGTCATTTGCGTGATTTAGGTAATTCAGTAATAGTGGTTGAGCATGATGAGGATGCGATTTTAACCGCTGATTATGTAGTGGATATTGGTCCTGCAGCTGGTATTCATGGTGGCAACATCATTGCTAAGGGAACGCCAAAGGAAGTCATGGATAATTCGGCCTCCTTAACCGGGCAATATTTATCAGGCAAAATGTTTGTGCCTTTACCAAAACAAAGACGAAAAATTGATAAGAAAAAAGCAATTAAAGTTATTGGTGCAACCGGCAATAATTTAAAAAATGTTAGCGCTGATATTCCGCTTGGCACCTTTACCTGTGTAACCGGTGTTTCAGGTGGCGGCAAGTCTACCTTTCTTATTGAAACCTTGTATAAAGCTGCGTCACGCCGCATCATGGGTAGCAGGGAAATACCATCAGAATTTCAACGTATTGATGGGTTGGAATTTATTGACAAAGTGATTGATATTGACCAGTCACCGATTGGCCGCACACCACGTTCCAATCCGGCAACCTATACTGGGGCATTTACACCAATTCGCGATTGGTTTGCTGGCTTACCTGAATCAAAAGCACGCGGCTATCAAGCTGGACGCTTTTCTTTTAACGTTAAAGGCGGTCGCTGTGAAGCTTGCCAAGGTGATGGTGTTATTAAAATTGAAATGCACTTCCTGCCAGATGTTTATGTCACCTGCGATGTATGTCAGGGCAAACGCTATAATCGTGAAACTTTAGAGGTAACCTTTAAAGAAAAATCCATTGCTGATGTTCTTGATATGACCGTAGAGGAAGGTGCAGCATTCTTCTCAGCCGTGCCTGCTGTGCGTGACAAGCTTGATACATTGGTGAAAGTTGGTCTTGGATATATAAAGGTAGGACAGCAGGCAACCACACTATCAGGTGGTGAAGCACAGCGCGTTAAACTAGCCAAAGAATTATCACGCAAAGCCACGGGCAAGACCCTTTATATTCTTGATGAACCAACAACTGGTTTGCATTTTCATGACGTTGCAAAATTATTGGAAGTTTTACATGAATTGGTTGATCAAGGCAATACCGTTGCGGTTATTGAGCATAATCTTGAAGTCATCAAAACCGCCGATTGGGTAATTGATCTTGGACCTGAAGGCGGAGACGGCGGCGGCGAAATTGTTGCAGTTGGAAGACCTGAGGATATTGTAAAAGAAGACAGGTCTTATACTGGGCACTTCCTCAAAGAACTATTGGAACGCCGCCCGACTTGA
- a CDS encoding TspO/MBR family protein yields the protein MRKSLYAVLFIVAIFIIGGAIGYKFAPTSWYQELNKPFFTPPNWLFAPVWSILYIIIGFVGWRIFIDRPNDLLKTMWSAQLVINFAWTPLFFGLHQTVIALLACLIMLLLVVMIILKAWNSDKLVSVLFIPYAFWLALAAALNIGVVVLN from the coding sequence ATGCGCAAATCATTATATGCAGTTTTGTTTATTGTTGCGATTTTTATTATTGGCGGCGCTATTGGATATAAATTTGCGCCAACTTCTTGGTATCAAGAATTAAATAAGCCTTTTTTTACCCCTCCTAATTGGTTATTTGCTCCTGTTTGGTCAATTCTATATATAATCATTGGCTTTGTGGGCTGGCGGATATTTATTGATAGGCCAAATGATCTCTTAAAAACAATGTGGTCTGCGCAATTGGTGATCAACTTTGCATGGACACCGCTGTTTTTTGGTTTGCATCAAACAGTTATCGCGCTTCTTGCGTGTTTAATCATGTTGCTATTAGTAGTGATGATTATTTTAAAGGCATGGAATAGTGACAAATTGGTTTCCGTTTTATTTATTCCATATGCATTTTGGCTTGCTTTAGCAGCGGCATTGAATATTGGTGTCGTTGTATTAAACTAA
- the parC gene encoding DNA topoisomerase IV subunit A: protein MAKNVIPSALDEHIEKVGLKSALEERYLAYALSTIMHRALPDVRDGLKPVHRRIIHAMRLLRLFPDQGYAKCARIVGDVMGKFHPHGDASIYDALVRLAQDFAVRYPLIDGQGNFGNIDGDGAAAMRYTEARMTEVSTLLLEGITENAIDFRPTYNEEDEEPIVLPGAFPNILANGSSGIAVGMATSIPPHNVAELCDAALHIIAHPEATSDDLIKFIPGPDFPTGGILVETSESIAESYRTGRGSFRLRSRWHKEEGARGSYVIVVTEIPYQVQKARLIEKTAELLIQRKLPLLEDIRDESAEDIRIVLEPKNRSVDPEILMESLFKLTDFETRISLNLNVLTLGKIPNVLSLDQTLKQWLEHRKEVLIRRTQYRLKEIEKRLELLSGYLIAYLNLDEIIRIIREEDEPKKQLIATFNLTDNQAEAILNMRLRSLRKLEEVEIRTEFDKLTVEKQELEELIASNVRQWKAISSEVSKVKWIFSQNTDLGKRRTSFEKAPDHDIDDIQQAMIEKEPITIVVSEKGWLRALKGHISDYSSLSFKEGDSLKLAFPAQTTDKILVLSTGGKFYTIAANSLPGGRGHGEPIRILVDMDNDQDILTAFVHEADTKLLITSHLGHGFIVPENDVIATTRKGKQVMNVKAPDEAASCIRVNGDSVAIVGENRKLLVFPIEQIAEMSRGKGVRLQRYRDGGMSDIITFNLDDGLTWKDSADRSFVRSKEELIEWIGNRAGAGRMVPKGFPRSGKFN from the coding sequence ATGGCAAAAAATGTGATTCCTTCAGCTCTTGATGAGCATATCGAAAAAGTCGGTTTGAAATCTGCTCTTGAAGAGCGTTATCTTGCTTATGCATTATCAACCATTATGCATCGTGCCCTGCCCGATGTGCGTGATGGTTTAAAACCTGTGCATAGGCGCATTATTCACGCGATGCGGCTTCTTCGCTTATTTCCCGATCAAGGCTATGCCAAATGCGCTCGTATTGTTGGTGATGTCATGGGTAAGTTTCACCCGCATGGTGATGCATCAATTTATGATGCACTTGTGCGCCTAGCACAAGATTTTGCCGTTCGCTATCCGTTAATTGATGGCCAAGGTAACTTTGGCAATATTGACGGTGATGGTGCAGCAGCAATGCGTTATACCGAAGCCCGAATGACTGAAGTATCTACATTATTGCTTGAGGGTATCACTGAAAACGCGATTGATTTTCGTCCAACCTATAATGAGGAAGATGAAGAACCAATCGTATTGCCGGGTGCTTTTCCCAATATCCTTGCTAATGGTTCATCAGGTATTGCCGTTGGTATGGCAACATCCATTCCTCCGCACAATGTTGCCGAACTTTGTGATGCGGCCTTACACATTATTGCCCATCCCGAAGCAACATCGGATGATTTGATAAAGTTTATTCCAGGGCCAGATTTTCCAACTGGCGGTATTTTGGTGGAAACTAGCGAATCCATTGCTGAATCTTACCGCACAGGACGCGGCTCATTCCGCTTACGTTCGCGTTGGCACAAGGAAGAAGGGGCACGCGGCTCATATGTTATTGTGGTAACAGAAATCCCCTATCAAGTTCAAAAAGCCCGTCTTATTGAAAAAACAGCAGAGCTTTTAATTCAACGTAAACTACCATTACTTGAAGATATTAGGGATGAATCTGCCGAAGATATTCGCATAGTTTTAGAGCCTAAAAACCGCAGTGTTGACCCAGAGATTTTAATGGAATCGCTGTTTAAACTAACGGATTTTGAAACGCGGATTTCACTTAACTTAAATGTTTTGACCTTAGGCAAAATTCCAAATGTCTTATCATTAGATCAAACATTAAAACAATGGCTTGAACATCGAAAAGAAGTTCTTATTCGCCGTACGCAATATCGCTTAAAAGAAATTGAAAAGCGCTTGGAGCTTTTGAGTGGCTATCTCATTGCCTATCTTAATCTTGATGAGATTATTCGTATTATCCGCGAAGAAGATGAGCCTAAAAAGCAACTGATTGCCACTTTTAATTTAACCGACAATCAGGCGGAAGCTATTTTAAATATGCGCTTACGCTCACTGCGTAAACTCGAAGAAGTAGAAATTCGGACTGAATTTGACAAGCTAACGGTTGAAAAACAAGAACTCGAGGAACTTATTGCCTCCAATGTCAGACAATGGAAGGCAATTTCTTCCGAAGTTTCAAAAGTAAAATGGATTTTCTCACAAAATACCGATCTTGGCAAACGTCGCACTAGCTTTGAAAAAGCGCCAGACCATGACATTGATGACATTCAACAAGCGATGATTGAAAAAGAACCAATCACCATTGTTGTTTCCGAAAAAGGTTGGTTACGCGCTTTAAAAGGTCATATTTCGGATTATTCTAGTCTATCATTCAAAGAAGGTGATAGCCTAAAACTCGCCTTCCCCGCACAAACAACCGACAAAATTTTAGTATTGAGCACTGGTGGTAAGTTCTACACTATTGCGGCAAATAGCTTGCCTGGTGGGCGAGGACATGGCGAACCAATCCGTATTCTTGTTGACATGGATAACGACCAAGACATTTTGACTGCTTTTGTGCATGAAGCAGATACTAAGCTGCTCATCACGTCACATCTTGGCCACGGCTTTATTGTGCCTGAAAATGATGTCATTGCAACAACCCGCAAAGGCAAGCAAGTGATGAATGTGAAAGCTCCTGATGAAGCGGCAAGTTGCATTAGAGTAAATGGTGACAGCGTTGCAATTGTTGGTGAAAATCGTAAATTACTAGTTTTCCCGATTGAACAAATTGCTGAAATGTCGCGTGGCAAAGGTGTTCGTTTGCAACGCTATCGCGATGGTGGCATGAGCGATATTATCACCTTTAATTTAGATGATGGCTTAACCTGGAAAGATTCAGCTGATAGAAGTTTTGTTCGCAGCAAGGAAGAACTGATTGAATGGATTGGTAACCGTGCCGGTGCGGGGCGTATGGTACCCAAAGGTTTTCCACGATCTGGCAAGTTTAATTAA
- a CDS encoding HIT family protein: MPTNYDENNIFAKILRDEIPSIRVFEDSNVVALMDVMPQGDGHVLVIPRKASRNILDAEPEALIASVLAVQKIANAVKKAFNSDGVTIMQFNEPAGGQSVFHLHFHIIPRFENIALKPHTGKMADPEQLEEQAKKIRAALN, encoded by the coding sequence ATGCCAACTAATTATGATGAAAACAACATTTTTGCAAAAATTTTACGTGATGAAATCCCTTCTATCCGTGTTTTTGAAGATAGTAACGTTGTTGCGCTTATGGATGTTATGCCCCAGGGGGACGGCCATGTTTTAGTTATCCCACGCAAAGCTTCGCGCAATATTCTTGATGCAGAACCCGAAGCATTAATAGCCTCAGTTCTTGCTGTGCAAAAAATTGCCAATGCGGTAAAAAAAGCTTTTAATAGTGATGGTGTAACAATTATGCAGTTCAATGAACCAGCCGGTGGACAAAGCGTTTTCCACCTTCACTTTCATATCATTCCACGCTTTGAAAATATCGCCCTAAAACCACATACTGGTAAAATGGCTGATCCAGAACAACTGGAAGAGCAAGCAAAAAAAATACGAGCTGCACTTAACTAA
- the glnQ gene encoding glutamine ABC transporter ATP-binding protein GlnQ — protein sequence MSETIVEFKQVSKRFDQLIVLDKVDLKIKKGEVVVLIGPSGSGKSTLLRCINALEKINGGDLVVDNISVLGGRSKVRTIRQEAGMVFQQFNLFPQMTALENVAFGPREVRKLPKREAYAIARELLNKVGLSQRENHYPSQLSGGQQQRVAIARALAVKPKLMLFDEPTSALDPELRQEVLKVMQGLASEGMTMIVVTHEVGFARDVGTRLIFMENGKISVDGNPVEMINNPQNPRLRDFLKHVN from the coding sequence ATGAGTGAAACAATTGTCGAATTTAAACAAGTATCAAAGCGTTTCGACCAACTCATAGTGCTTGATAAGGTTGATTTAAAGATTAAAAAAGGCGAGGTGGTTGTATTGATTGGGCCATCTGGCTCGGGCAAATCCACACTGCTTAGATGTATTAATGCGCTTGAAAAAATTAATGGTGGTGATCTGGTTGTCGATAATATCAGTGTACTTGGCGGGCGCAGTAAAGTACGCACCATCCGCCAAGAAGCTGGTATGGTTTTTCAACAATTTAATCTTTTCCCGCAAATGACGGCATTAGAAAATGTTGCATTTGGTCCTCGTGAAGTGCGAAAGCTGCCCAAACGTGAAGCTTATGCAATTGCACGCGAGTTGTTGAATAAGGTGGGCCTGTCACAGCGCGAAAACCATTATCCGTCACAATTATCGGGTGGACAACAACAACGCGTGGCTATTGCACGGGCGTTAGCAGTAAAGCCAAAACTGATGTTGTTTGATGAGCCTACGTCGGCTCTTGATCCCGAGCTTAGACAAGAAGTTTTAAAAGTGATGCAGGGACTAGCATCTGAGGGTATGACAATGATAGTTGTAACCCATGAGGTTGGTTTTGCACGGGATGTGGGAACGCGATTAATTTTTATGGAAAATGGTAAAATCAGTGTTGATGGAAACCCAGTTGAAATGATTAATAATCCCCAAAATCCTCGTCTTCGTGATTTTCTTAAACATGTGAATTAA
- a CDS encoding ABC transporter ATP-binding protein, whose product MAEPVLKLINVDRTYNDSDQALTILDKANFTLNSGETVALVAPSGAGKSTLLHIAGLLEKPNGGEVELCRKSCSKLSDNERTAIRRSEVGFVYQFHHLLPEFTALENVMMPQLISGLKKKEAAARAEKLLEYMRVGHRIKHRPSELSGGEQQRVAIARAVANVPMVLLADEPTGNLDPVTSNYVFQALQALVKQSGLAALIATHNHALAKQMDRRITLENGKIVELP is encoded by the coding sequence ATGGCTGAGCCTGTTTTAAAACTCATTAATGTTGATCGCACCTATAATGATAGCGATCAAGCTTTAACAATATTAGACAAAGCGAATTTTACCTTAAATAGCGGTGAAACAGTTGCCTTGGTTGCACCTTCAGGTGCGGGTAAATCAACTTTATTGCACATTGCAGGCTTGTTAGAAAAGCCTAATGGTGGTGAAGTAGAATTATGTCGTAAGAGCTGTTCAAAATTATCCGATAATGAACGTACGGCCATTCGCCGTTCCGAAGTTGGGTTTGTCTATCAGTTCCATCATTTGTTGCCAGAATTTACTGCACTTGAAAATGTAATGATGCCGCAATTAATTAGTGGCTTAAAGAAGAAGGAGGCTGCGGCTCGCGCCGAAAAGCTTCTTGAATATATGCGGGTAGGGCATCGCATTAAGCATCGCCCATCGGAATTATCTGGTGGTGAGCAGCAGCGGGTGGCCATTGCGCGCGCAGTTGCGAATGTACCGATGGTGTTGCTAGCTGATGAGCCAACAGGTAATCTTGATCCAGTTACATCCAATTATGTATTTCAGGCGTTACAAGCTTTGGTTAAGCAATCTGGGCTTGCCGCATTGATTGCAACTCATAATCATGCACTTGCCAAGCAAATGGATCGCCGAATTACTCTTGAAAATGGAAAAATAGTTGAGCTGCCGTAA
- a CDS encoding lipoprotein-releasing ABC transporter permease subunit, protein MSKDTKPIQQGKPFAYFEWMVAFRYMIPRKKQAFTSIISIISLIGIMIGVCALIVVMSVMNGFRADLLDRILGFNGHLIVQSDTGSFDNYNNLIPQLEKLHGVKFILPVLEGQAFATYGKNGSGAIVRGMREADLKKMSAVADNIKVGGINKFDDGETILLGSGLAQKLGVSVDDYVTILGPEGDVTPFGVTRREKAYKVGGIFEVGMFEFDSAVIFMPLSQAQLFFNQENKVQSLEVFIENPDEVDNIRLAIDQEVQPMIENGTIPNVYMIDWRQRNQTFFSALQVERNVMFIILSLIVLVAALNIISGLVMLVKDKGHDIAILRTMGARRGAIMRIFIMTGAVIGVIGTLLGSLLGVVTSLNIEHIQKFVTWVSGEEVFNPQIYMLTQLPSRLDVGQIGMVIIMTLSLSLLATILPAWRASRLDPVQALRYE, encoded by the coding sequence ATGAGTAAAGATACAAAGCCAATTCAACAAGGCAAACCATTCGCTTATTTTGAGTGGATGGTGGCCTTCCGCTATATGATACCACGCAAGAAACAAGCTTTTACTTCAATTATTTCCATCATATCCCTTATAGGTATCATGATTGGTGTCTGTGCATTGATTGTAGTGATGTCGGTTATGAATGGTTTTAGAGCTGATTTGCTTGATCGCATTTTAGGTTTTAATGGCCATCTAATTGTCCAGTCAGACACTGGATCATTTGATAATTATAATAATCTCATTCCGCAGCTTGAAAAGTTACACGGTGTTAAATTTATTCTACCTGTGCTTGAAGGGCAAGCCTTTGCTACATATGGCAAAAATGGTAGCGGAGCCATTGTACGCGGCATGCGCGAAGCTGATCTAAAAAAAATGTCAGCAGTTGCTGATAATATCAAGGTAGGCGGCATCAATAAGTTTGATGATGGTGAAACTATTTTGTTAGGTAGCGGACTTGCACAAAAGCTTGGCGTTAGCGTTGATGACTATGTCACCATTCTTGGTCCTGAAGGGGATGTTACCCCCTTTGGCGTTACCCGCCGCGAAAAAGCATATAAAGTAGGTGGTATTTTTGAAGTTGGTATGTTTGAGTTTGATTCAGCGGTGATATTTATGCCTTTATCGCAAGCTCAGCTATTCTTTAATCAAGAAAATAAAGTTCAGTCACTTGAGGTTTTTATTGAAAACCCCGATGAGGTTGATAATATTCGATTGGCAATTGATCAAGAAGTTCAGCCAATGATCGAAAATGGTACCATTCCAAATGTCTATATGATTGATTGGCGACAGCGCAATCAGACATTTTTTTCAGCATTGCAAGTTGAACGCAATGTTATGTTTATTATCTTATCACTGATTGTTCTTGTCGCCGCTCTTAATATTATTTCTGGACTCGTTATGTTGGTTAAAGATAAGGGGCATGATATCGCTATTTTGCGCACTATGGGTGCAAGGCGCGGTGCTATAATGCGTATTTTCATTATGACTGGCGCGGTCATTGGAGTGATAGGCACATTGTTGGGCAGTTTACTCGGTGTCGTTACTAGCCTTAACATCGAACATATTCAGAAATTCGTTACTTGGGTTTCTGGAGAGGAAGTCTTTAATCCGCAGATTTATATGTTAACGCAATTACCATCGCGTTTGGATGTCGGTCAAATTGGAATGGTCATTATTATGACCTTATCGCTGTCATTATTGGCAACCATCTTGCCTGCATGGCGTGCGTCTCGCCTCGATCCCGTTCAAGCATTAAGGTATGAATAA
- the proS gene encoding proline--tRNA ligase: protein MRLSQYFLPILKENPKEAEIVSHRLMLRTGMIHQQTAGIYSWLPMGKKVLDKVCKIIREEQNRSGALEILMPTIQPADLWRESGRYDDYGKEMLRIKDRQDRDMLFGPTNEEMVTEVFRSYVRSYKDLPLNLYHIQWKFRDEIRPRFGVMRSREFLMKDAYSFDLDYDGAKAAYNRMFVAYLRTFARAGLHAIPMRADTGPIGGDLSHEFIILADTGESAVFCDQQYLDMQVPGADTNFNDSESLANIVAQWTAPYAATEEMHDESAWASVADDKKVAARGIEVGHIFHFGTKYSEPMGAKVTGPDGKDHLVSMGSYGIGPSRLIAAAIEASHDDKGIIWPKALAPFDIGLINMKPGNEQCDEMSNILYERLNNAGFDVLLDDTDASAGSKFATMDLIGLPEQIVVGPRGAANGEVEVKNRKSGEKITLSLDAALNRIIEAQ, encoded by the coding sequence ATGCGTCTTTCACAATATTTTCTCCCTATCCTTAAGGAAAATCCTAAAGAAGCGGAAATCGTTTCTCATCGGTTGATGCTTCGTACAGGCATGATACATCAGCAAACAGCAGGTATCTATTCTTGGCTGCCGATGGGTAAGAAAGTATTGGACAAAGTATGTAAAATCATTCGCGAGGAGCAAAATCGCTCAGGTGCATTAGAAATCTTGATGCCCACCATTCAGCCCGCGGATCTTTGGCGTGAAAGTGGTCGTTATGATGATTATGGTAAGGAAATGTTGCGCATTAAGGATCGCCAAGATCGCGATATGCTGTTTGGCCCTACTAACGAAGAAATGGTGACGGAAGTTTTCCGGTCCTATGTGCGTTCTTACAAGGATTTACCGCTTAATCTTTATCATATCCAATGGAAGTTCCGCGATGAAATACGTCCACGCTTTGGCGTTATGCGTTCGCGTGAGTTCTTGATGAAAGATGCTTATTCTTTTGATCTTGATTATGATGGCGCCAAGGCTGCTTATAATCGCATGTTTGTAGCTTATCTTCGCACTTTTGCTCGCGCAGGCCTTCATGCTATTCCTATGCGCGCCGATACCGGGCCAATTGGTGGCGATTTGAGCCATGAATTTATTATTCTTGCTGATACTGGTGAAAGCGCGGTTTTCTGCGACCAACAATATCTTGATATGCAAGTTCCTGGTGCCGACACTAATTTTAATGATAGCGAATCTCTTGCCAATATTGTTGCACAATGGACAGCGCCCTATGCCGCAACCGAAGAAATGCATGATGAATCCGCTTGGGCATCTGTTGCAGATGATAAGAAAGTTGCTGCTCGCGGTATTGAAGTCGGCCATATTTTCCATTTTGGCACTAAATATTCAGAGCCAATGGGGGCAAAAGTGACTGGTCCTGATGGTAAGGATCATCTGGTTTCGATGGGATCTTATGGTATTGGGCCTTCGCGTTTGATTGCTGCAGCTATTGAAGCATCTCACGATGATAAGGGTATTATTTGGCCGAAAGCGCTGGCACCATTTGACATTGGCCTCATCAATATGAAGCCTGGCAATGAACAATGTGATGAAATGTCAAATATTCTTTATGAGCGTCTTAATAATGCCGGTTTTGACGTGTTGCTTGATGATACAGATGCAAGTGCTGGTTCAAAATTTGCGACTATGGATCTTATTGGTCTGCCAGAGCAAATTGTTGTCGGACCACGCGGTGCAGCTAATGGAGAAGTTGAAGTTAAAAATCGCAAAAGCGGTGAAAAAATCACTCTATCTCTTGATGCAGCCTTAAACCGGATTATTGAAGCCCAATGA